Proteins co-encoded in one Nonlabens agnitus genomic window:
- a CDS encoding glycosyltransferase family 2 protein — MVHEPIISVIISTYNSLEWLKKTLWSYEQQTFRDFEIIIADDGSDEETANFIKQYQPESNRKIIHVWHEDNGFQKSAILNKALLACSTDYVVMSDGDCLAREDFLQVHYERRKEGYFLSGGYYKLPLDLSQKITKDDILTQKCFNLQWLKRNGLPESYKTQKLNSGFVQANIMERLTPTNASWNGHNSSGWKKDLLAVNGFDERMQYGGQDRELGERLFNYGIKSIQIRYSAICLHLDHSRGYKNQESIEKNKAIRKNTKTSKSAFTEYGIIKSSPVKHED; from the coding sequence ATGGTCCACGAACCCATCATCTCAGTAATTATAAGTACTTACAACTCGCTAGAGTGGCTTAAAAAAACGCTGTGGAGTTATGAGCAACAAACTTTCAGAGATTTTGAGATCATCATTGCAGATGATGGTTCTGATGAGGAAACAGCCAATTTTATAAAACAATACCAACCAGAATCCAATAGAAAAATAATTCATGTTTGGCATGAGGATAATGGATTTCAAAAAAGTGCCATTCTCAATAAGGCACTTTTAGCTTGTTCTACAGACTATGTTGTGATGAGCGATGGAGACTGTCTCGCCCGAGAGGACTTCCTTCAGGTACATTATGAAAGGCGTAAGGAAGGATATTTTCTTTCTGGTGGTTATTATAAACTACCATTGGATCTTTCCCAAAAAATCACCAAAGACGATATCCTAACCCAAAAATGTTTCAATCTACAGTGGCTTAAGAGAAATGGTTTGCCAGAAAGTTATAAAACCCAGAAGCTCAACTCAGGTTTTGTGCAAGCGAATATCATGGAAAGATTGACACCTACCAATGCTAGCTGGAATGGTCATAATTCTAGCGGGTGGAAAAAGGACCTTTTGGCAGTTAATGGGTTTGACGAACGAATGCAGTATGGAGGACAGGATAGAGAACTGGGTGAGCGTCTTTTTAATTATGGTATCAAGTCTATCCAAATAAGATATAGTGCCATTTGTTTGCATCTGGATCATAGTCGTGGTTATAAAAACCAAGAATCTATTGAGAAGAATAAGGCTATCCGAAAGAATACTAAAACTTCAAAGTCTGCTTTTACAGAATATGGCATTATCAAAAGTTCACCAGTAAAGCACGAGGATTAG
- a CDS encoding glycosyltransferase family 2 protein, producing MQKYKISAIVPCYNESHNIVEVLKSVEFCDEVILVDSNSTDNTVALAQPYIDKLLVREYEHSASQKNWAIPQARNEWILLVDADERVTPALKEEILNLFEKIDEQPHVGYWIGRLNFFMGKQVRYSGWKNDKVIRFFRKSKCRYADKHVHSEIIANGSVGYLKNKLTHYKYIGIDAHMRKLQRYASHQALDYDQKTGKITFFHIIVKPIWSFTKHYFIQRGFLDGFVGLTIAYLRGYMVFMRYVKLWLLRRGID from the coding sequence ATGCAGAAGTACAAGATATCGGCTATAGTTCCCTGCTATAATGAGTCACATAATATAGTAGAGGTTTTAAAATCGGTTGAATTTTGCGATGAGGTGATTCTAGTTGACAGTAACAGCACAGATAACACTGTGGCGCTTGCCCAGCCATACATCGATAAGCTGCTTGTTAGGGAATACGAGCATAGTGCAAGTCAGAAGAATTGGGCCATTCCACAAGCAAGGAATGAATGGATTTTGTTGGTAGATGCGGATGAGCGAGTAACTCCAGCACTCAAGGAAGAGATCCTAAACTTATTTGAAAAAATTGACGAGCAACCTCATGTAGGATACTGGATAGGTAGGCTTAATTTTTTCATGGGTAAACAAGTGCGTTACAGTGGTTGGAAAAATGATAAAGTCATACGCTTTTTTAGAAAGTCAAAATGTCGCTATGCAGACAAACATGTCCATTCTGAAATCATTGCCAATGGTAGCGTAGGATATCTCAAAAACAAACTGACTCATTATAAGTATATTGGGATCGATGCGCACATGAGAAAGCTACAGCGATATGCCTCTCATCAAGCCTTAGATTATGATCAAAAGACAGGAAAAATCACCTTCTTCCATATCATCGTCAAACCTATATGGTCGTTCACAAAGCACTATTTCATACAACGCGGATTTCTTGACGGCTTTGTAGGATTGACCATAGCCTATTTGAGAGGTTACATGGTGTTTATGCGCTACGTCAAGTTATGGCTGCTACGCAGAGGTATTGATTAA
- a CDS encoding glycosyl transferase has protein sequence MKLKEWPSSLYHSYRLSRINISQLIDRDVPEIDAIVSLTSIPSRLGTIHITLKSIMLQDCKPKKIVLWLHKDLEGTLPTSLTDLTQGLLEIRYSDYTFSHRKLIHSVVEFPDDMIITVDDDIIYHPSTLSSLYKAAIKNPKKVTSHRGRNISFDDKGRVLPYAQWKYANKDTADKNWFMPIGAFTVAYPAGVLNEQVTDVDTFMRITPKNDDPWFKVMALLNGNNSVISGYNLPEPIPIAGTQKISLKKVNVDKDFNREQMENILNEFPDLRKLINTSA, from the coding sequence ATGAAACTCAAAGAGTGGCCATCTTCTTTATATCATAGTTACCGTCTAAGTAGGATAAATATTTCTCAACTCATTGACAGAGACGTTCCAGAAATAGATGCGATTGTTTCCCTAACTTCAATACCATCTAGACTAGGTACTATTCACATTACATTGAAGAGTATCATGCTACAAGATTGTAAGCCAAAGAAAATCGTTTTATGGCTTCATAAAGATCTAGAGGGTACGTTACCCACATCACTTACAGATTTGACTCAAGGCTTGTTGGAGATAAGGTACTCAGATTACACTTTTTCACATCGAAAACTCATTCATAGCGTGGTTGAGTTTCCTGATGACATGATCATCACCGTTGACGATGACATTATTTATCATCCATCAACTTTGTCAAGCCTTTATAAAGCAGCCATCAAAAACCCCAAGAAGGTGACTTCTCATAGAGGCCGTAATATTTCGTTTGATGATAAAGGTAGAGTGTTGCCCTATGCTCAATGGAAATATGCAAACAAAGATACGGCAGACAAAAACTGGTTCATGCCTATAGGCGCTTTCACGGTAGCTTATCCTGCAGGTGTTTTAAACGAACAAGTCACTGATGTTGATACTTTTATGAGAATTACTCCCAAAAATGATGATCCATGGTTTAAAGTGATGGCTTTGTTGAATGGGAATAACAGCGTGATTTCTGGATATAATCTTCCAGAACCTATTCCTATTGCAGGAACCCAAAAAATCTCACTTAAGAAAGTCAATGTAGATAAGGATTTTAATAGAGAGCAAATGGAAAATATACTAAATGAATTTCCTGATCTCAGAAAATTAATCAATACCTCTGCGTAG
- a CDS encoding lipopolysaccharide kinase InaA family protein, with amino-acid sequence MHIKPERIMRSEIFVSSTLSRKQFQNILELFHESNRKLGDDRNEIKIVEFENRRLVVKSFKVPNIVNQIAYRFFRKSKAERSYLNAIYLKNNGIGTPEPVAYLEQRRAVGFYKSYYVSEYASHDFTFRELIHDDSIENKIEILESFTQFVYRMHEAQIYFLDNSPGNTLISINESGYKFYLVDLNRMKFYDIPVEDRLKNFERLSPQKWMYEIMGDKYAELAGLDEDQTIQTMWHHAEKFRQYFQNKKRLKKKFKKFI; translated from the coding sequence TTGCACATCAAACCTGAAAGGATCATGCGCAGTGAGATATTTGTGAGTAGTACGCTTTCGCGAAAGCAGTTTCAAAACATCCTGGAGCTTTTTCACGAATCTAATCGAAAATTGGGTGATGATCGCAATGAAATAAAGATCGTGGAATTTGAGAACAGAAGGCTGGTCGTCAAGTCTTTTAAAGTTCCTAACATCGTGAATCAAATTGCTTATCGTTTTTTTAGAAAATCAAAAGCAGAGCGCTCATACCTAAATGCTATTTATCTAAAAAACAATGGAATAGGAACTCCTGAGCCTGTAGCTTACCTGGAGCAGCGGCGCGCAGTAGGTTTTTATAAGAGTTACTATGTCAGTGAGTATGCCTCCCATGACTTTACCTTTAGAGAATTGATTCACGACGATTCTATTGAGAATAAAATTGAGATTCTAGAGTCTTTTACGCAGTTTGTTTATCGTATGCATGAGGCACAGATCTACTTTTTGGATAACTCACCTGGCAATACCTTAATTTCAATAAATGAAAGTGGTTATAAGTTTTACCTAGTTGATTTGAATAGGATGAAGTTTTATGACATACCGGTTGAAGACCGACTTAAAAATTTTGAAAGGCTGTCACCTCAAAAGTGGATGTATGAAATCATGGGTGATAAATATGCAGAACTAGCAGGACTCGATGAAGATCAGACCATTCAAACCATGTGGCATCATGCAGAAAAGTTCAGGCAGTATTTCCAAAACAAAAAGCGTTTAAAAAAGAAATTCAAAAAATTCATCTAA
- a CDS encoding L-threonylcarbamoyladenylate synthase — MSKSDRHKNRRDQIRGRENKKTKGPEIEVPKAIVQEAVAALKKGQTILYPTDTIYGIGCDATNYEAVEKIYEIKERDPSKSLLILVDSFPMLDQYIEEVPEMAWEVLKVNKDPLTIIYDRPKSVAENLIASDNSLAIRVTNDPLCRAIIRGLRKPIVSTSANISGQPSPVHFEDISEELKERIDHIVDLPLPAKNVKPSAIMKISNNGVIKVIRK; from the coding sequence ATGAGTAAGAGCGATAGACATAAGAATAGAAGAGACCAGATAAGAGGTCGCGAAAACAAGAAAACAAAGGGACCAGAAATAGAAGTTCCTAAAGCGATTGTTCAAGAAGCTGTTGCTGCGCTCAAAAAGGGCCAGACCATTCTCTACCCTACAGATACCATCTATGGTATAGGTTGCGACGCCACAAATTATGAGGCTGTAGAAAAGATTTATGAAATAAAGGAACGTGATCCATCAAAATCCCTTTTGATCCTGGTGGATAGTTTCCCTATGCTAGATCAATACATTGAAGAAGTTCCAGAAATGGCTTGGGAGGTTCTTAAAGTCAATAAAGATCCATTGACCATTATCTATGATAGGCCTAAAAGCGTTGCAGAAAACCTCATCGCCAGCGACAATTCGCTTGCTATACGTGTGACCAACGATCCTTTGTGCCGCGCGATTATTAGAGGACTGCGTAAACCTATCGTTTCTACCAGCGCAAACATAAGTGGGCAGCCCTCACCGGTTCATTTTGAAGACATTTCAGAAGAATTGAAAGAGCGCATTGATCACATCGTGGATCTACCTTTACCAGCTAAAAACGTCAAACCTAGCGCCATCATGAAAATATCCAACAATGGCGTGATCAAGGTCATTAGAAAGTAA
- a CDS encoding CCA tRNA nucleotidyltransferase, producing the protein MPQHNFKEAIKSSVFQTLSQAAQDIGVDAYVIGGFVRDFLLERGNKQDIDIVAVGSGIELAQRTKELLPQSTKISIFKNYGTAMIKTNDLELEFVGARKESYDRGSRNPVVEDGTLEDDQNRRDFTINAMAFSLQPDNYGDLLDPFNGLDDLKKKVIKTPLDPDITYSDDPLRMLRAIRFASQLEFTIEPGSFKSIQKNAYRIGIISNERIVTELNKIMMCDAPSHGFLLLEKSGLLELILPELTALKGIEEVEGQTHKDNFYHTLEVVDNISRNTDDLWLRWAAMLHDIGKAPTKRFSKKVGWTFHGHEFKGSKMVYHLFKRLRMPLNDKMKFVQQMVRMSSRPIAVIDEAATDSAVRRLVHDAGDHIEDLMTLCEADITTKNPKRFKKYHNNFQKVRDKIVEVEERDHVRNFQPPVTGEEIMQTFNLKPCREIGMIKSAIKEAILDGDIPNEHDAAYQLMLQKGEQLGLKPQTI; encoded by the coding sequence ATGCCTCAGCATAATTTTAAGGAAGCGATAAAGTCCAGCGTGTTTCAAACGCTGAGCCAAGCAGCACAAGACATAGGTGTAGATGCCTATGTCATAGGTGGTTTTGTACGTGACTTTTTACTGGAAAGAGGCAACAAACAAGACATCGACATCGTGGCCGTAGGCAGCGGAATTGAACTGGCACAAAGGACTAAAGAGCTGCTCCCACAAAGCACCAAGATTAGCATTTTCAAGAATTATGGGACTGCCATGATAAAAACCAATGATCTAGAACTGGAATTTGTGGGCGCGAGAAAGGAAAGCTATGATCGCGGCAGCCGCAATCCTGTGGTAGAAGATGGAACTCTTGAAGATGATCAAAACCGTCGTGATTTCACCATCAACGCGATGGCTTTCTCATTACAACCTGATAATTACGGCGACTTATTGGATCCATTTAATGGACTGGACGACTTGAAAAAGAAAGTCATCAAGACGCCACTAGATCCAGATATCACATATAGCGACGATCCTTTACGCATGTTGCGTGCGATACGATTTGCAAGCCAGCTGGAGTTTACCATAGAACCAGGTTCTTTTAAAAGTATTCAAAAAAATGCATACCGCATTGGGATCATCTCTAACGAGCGCATCGTCACAGAACTCAATAAGATCATGATGTGCGATGCTCCGTCACATGGATTCCTATTACTGGAAAAATCAGGTCTACTGGAACTTATATTGCCAGAATTGACCGCTCTTAAAGGTATTGAAGAGGTAGAAGGACAAACGCACAAAGACAACTTTTACCACACGCTGGAAGTGGTGGACAATATTTCCAGAAATACAGATGATTTATGGCTTCGATGGGCGGCCATGCTTCACGATATAGGTAAAGCACCAACTAAAAGATTTAGCAAAAAGGTAGGCTGGACCTTCCATGGTCACGAGTTTAAAGGGTCAAAAATGGTTTATCATCTCTTCAAAAGGTTGCGCATGCCACTTAACGATAAGATGAAGTTTGTACAGCAAATGGTGCGCATGTCTTCACGACCCATTGCGGTTATTGATGAGGCTGCCACAGACAGTGCCGTTAGGAGATTGGTACACGATGCTGGCGATCACATCGAGGATTTGATGACTCTTTGTGAGGCAGATATCACTACTAAAAACCCAAAGCGCTTCAAGAAATACCACAACAATTTCCAGAAGGTACGCGATAAAATCGTCGAGGTTGAAGAACGTGATCACGTACGTAATTTCCAACCGCCAGTCACTGGTGAGGAAATTATGCAAACCTTCAACTTGAAGCCTTGCCGTGAGATAGGAATGATCAAATCTGCGATTAAAGAAGCCATACTGGACGGTGATATTCCTAACGAGCACGATGCAGCGTATCAATTGATGTTGCAAAAAGGTGAGCAATTAGGGTTAAAGCCTCAAACCATTTAA
- the pepT gene encoding peptidase T, whose amino-acid sequence MEKQAIIDRFVSYITIDTESDPASETTPSTDKQWNLARKLHQELIDMGMKDVSIDENAYVMATLPTNVDFEVPTIGFISHFDSTPDFTGKNIKPQIIEKYDGRDIPLKGSDLVLSPDYFDDLKQYKGQTIITTDGTTLLAADDKAGITEIMTAMKHLIDHPEIKHGVIKVGFTPDEEIGRGAHKFDVAKFGADWAYTMDGSQIGELEYENFNAAGAVVTFTGKIVHPGYAKGKMINSMYIASEFIDSLPRLETPEHTEGYQGFFHLHNMKGAVEKTELHYIIRDHDKDHFEARKNVMHKLAADMNAQYEREAVTIEIKDQYFNMREKVEPVMHIVDIAEQAMKDLDIEPIIKPIRGGTDGSQLSYMGLPCPNIFAGGHNFHGPYEYVPVESMIAASKVIVRIAKLVAKKKK is encoded by the coding sequence ATGGAAAAACAAGCCATTATTGACCGGTTTGTAAGTTATATTACGATTGATACAGAGTCAGATCCAGCAAGCGAGACCACGCCCAGCACAGATAAACAGTGGAATCTTGCACGCAAACTGCACCAAGAATTGATCGACATGGGAATGAAGGATGTGAGCATTGACGAGAATGCTTATGTGATGGCGACGCTACCTACTAATGTGGATTTTGAAGTACCCACAATTGGATTTATTTCCCACTTTGATAGCACTCCAGATTTTACGGGAAAAAACATTAAGCCACAGATTATAGAGAAATATGATGGGCGCGACATTCCGTTAAAAGGTAGCGACCTGGTGCTCTCACCAGACTACTTTGACGATCTTAAACAATACAAAGGCCAGACCATCATCACTACCGATGGTACTACCCTACTCGCTGCAGACGATAAAGCAGGAATCACAGAGATCATGACGGCGATGAAGCACCTGATTGACCATCCAGAAATTAAGCATGGAGTAATCAAGGTAGGGTTCACTCCAGATGAAGAAATAGGTCGAGGCGCTCATAAATTTGATGTGGCAAAATTTGGTGCAGATTGGGCCTACACTATGGATGGCAGCCAGATAGGCGAATTGGAATATGAAAACTTCAACGCAGCTGGAGCCGTAGTGACGTTTACAGGTAAAATTGTACATCCTGGCTATGCCAAGGGAAAGATGATCAACTCGATGTACATCGCTTCAGAGTTTATCGACTCTTTGCCTAGACTGGAAACTCCAGAACATACTGAAGGTTACCAAGGTTTTTTCCACCTGCACAATATGAAAGGTGCTGTTGAAAAGACAGAGCTACACTACATCATACGCGATCACGATAAAGACCATTTTGAGGCTCGTAAGAATGTGATGCACAAACTTGCTGCAGACATGAACGCTCAATATGAGCGTGAAGCAGTAACCATCGAGATCAAGGATCAGTATTTCAATATGAGGGAAAAGGTGGAGCCTGTCATGCATATTGTTGATATTGCAGAGCAAGCGATGAAGGATCTAGACATTGAGCCTATCATAAAACCCATACGTGGTGGAACCGATGGTTCCCAGTTGAGTTATATGGGTTTACCTTGTCCTAATATTTTTGCGGGCGGCCATAATTTTCACGGACCCTATGAGTACGTACCCGTAGAAAGCATGATCGCAGCTAGTAAAGTGATTGTCAGAATTGCAAAGTTGGTTGCTAAGAAGAAGAAATAA
- a CDS encoding amidohydrolase family protein: protein MSETILYNCKLDQQEQTFDIHVEDQVISRIEHHAKTPDDALDRHGKLVTVGLAESHLHLDKACILDRSTIEEGTLEEAVEQTGQAKEEFTEEDVYERAKNVIQMILPNGTTSVRTYVETDSKTELRSLKALQQLQKDVSHQVDIEMVAFAQNGLTTAPKTVKLLQQAFESGIKTIGGCPYKDKDPKAHINLVFKLAQEYNLNVDFHMDFDLQASNSSIPYMCEVMDRTNFKNKVSIGHVTKLMALKTDRRKDLEKMLADHDVSVCVLPATDLFLNGRDHEKLIPRGVLRPTEFDDLDLNAAISSNNILNAFTPYGDGNLLRMTNLYANVSQLSTDDEMRQCFEMITTNAFKILRKTRTIQVGQPADLVLWNTDSIASAVRKLPQALAGWKDGKKTFSNPAPIIY, encoded by the coding sequence ATGAGCGAAACGATTCTTTACAATTGCAAGCTGGATCAACAAGAGCAAACTTTCGATATTCACGTTGAAGATCAGGTAATTTCTCGCATAGAACATCATGCCAAGACCCCAGATGACGCCTTGGATCGCCATGGAAAGCTGGTCACCGTTGGCCTTGCAGAAAGTCACTTGCATCTGGATAAGGCCTGTATTTTGGATCGTTCGACTATTGAAGAAGGAACGCTGGAAGAGGCCGTGGAACAAACGGGTCAAGCCAAAGAAGAATTTACCGAAGAAGACGTCTACGAGCGTGCCAAAAATGTGATCCAGATGATCCTGCCAAATGGAACCACTAGCGTGAGAACCTATGTAGAAACCGACTCAAAAACAGAACTGCGCAGTCTTAAAGCTTTGCAGCAGCTTCAAAAAGATGTTTCCCACCAGGTAGATATTGAAATGGTGGCTTTTGCCCAAAACGGTCTAACAACGGCTCCTAAAACAGTGAAGCTTCTCCAGCAAGCTTTTGAATCGGGAATCAAAACCATAGGCGGTTGTCCCTATAAAGACAAGGATCCCAAAGCTCACATAAATCTCGTTTTTAAACTTGCTCAAGAATATAACTTGAATGTAGATTTTCATATGGATTTTGATCTTCAAGCCAGCAACAGTTCTATTCCATACATGTGCGAGGTGATGGATAGAACAAATTTCAAGAACAAGGTATCCATAGGTCACGTGACTAAACTCATGGCTCTAAAAACAGATCGGCGTAAAGATTTGGAAAAAATGCTGGCAGATCATGATGTATCCGTTTGTGTATTGCCTGCAACAGATTTGTTTTTGAATGGCCGCGATCATGAAAAACTCATACCTCGCGGAGTTCTAAGACCGACAGAATTTGATGATCTGGATCTCAATGCCGCGATAAGTAGCAATAATATTCTAAACGCCTTCACGCCTTATGGTGACGGCAACTTGTTGCGTATGACAAATCTGTATGCAAACGTGAGCCAATTGTCGACAGACGACGAAATGAGACAGTGCTTTGAAATGATCACTACCAACGCATTTAAAATTTTAAGAAAAACCAGAACGATTCAAGTAGGACAGCCCGCAGATCTCGTTTTATGGAATACCGATTCCATTGCTAGTGCCGTGCGCAAATTACCCCAAGCGCTTGCTGGTTGGAAGGATGGCAAAAAAACCTTTAGCAATCCAGCACCTATCATTTATTAA
- a CDS encoding glycoside hydrolase family 31 protein encodes MITNTELHKSGNVFPGMIISFTHVVDTLIFNSNNGVILQVQVLRDSVLRFKYGTGGKMEEDFSYAIDDDGNRGYNKLKVTEEEAYYEITTSKIICQIAKIDLRSRIFDIDGKIICEDELGFHYEESYEYGGEVVKMSKKAQPAESYYGLGDKPADNNMRGKRFELWGTDQYAFGKQTDPLYKNVPFYLGLHNKMSYGIFFDNTFRSYFDFAQERHHVTSFWAQGGVMDYYFIYGPDANSVVSGYTDLTGKPELPPLWALGFHQCKWSYYPESNVREVAQRFRDLKIPCDAIYLDIDYMDGFRCFTWDNEKFPNPTQMISDLREDGFKTIAIIDPGIKVDPDYSVYREAMEKDYFCKRADGPYMKGKVWPGECYFPDYTNPEVREWWAGLFKGLIADNGLAGIWNDMNEPAVMEVPNKTFPDDVRHDFDGHPCSHRKAHNIYGAQMAKATYEGVKKFIYPKRPFVITRSAYSGTQRYTSSWFGDNVATWEHLSIANIQAQRMALSGMSFAGSDIGGFAEQPTGELFARWIALGIFHPFCRVHSSGDHGDQEPWTFDENITDITRNFIELRYKLLPYLYTTFWQYAEEGTPMLKSLVLYDQEDPQTHYRNDEFIFGDKMLVCPVLEPNAKGRRMYIPKGEWYNFWSRETITGGKEEWVDADIDSIPLFVKAGSIIPRYPVMQYVGESKIEFLTLDVYYTLGSDKSVVYEDASDGYDYKKGRFSLRNLRFKGTKDQMTISQFKDGKYTTEYETLRFNFIGMPFEIDYVEVDNVRIPLEDLQYDRKTQTMLVNKEFSEFHVVGKK; translated from the coding sequence ATGATTACAAATACAGAATTACATAAATCTGGTAATGTCTTTCCCGGGATGATTATCAGCTTCACTCATGTGGTGGATACATTGATTTTCAACTCTAACAACGGTGTCATCCTTCAAGTACAGGTTTTGAGAGACAGCGTCCTGAGGTTTAAATATGGTACAGGCGGCAAGATGGAAGAAGATTTTTCCTATGCCATTGATGACGATGGAAATAGAGGATACAACAAATTAAAAGTCACAGAAGAAGAGGCTTATTATGAAATTACCACTTCTAAGATCATTTGCCAGATTGCCAAAATCGATCTGCGCAGCCGCATCTTTGACATTGATGGAAAAATCATTTGTGAGGATGAACTAGGCTTTCATTATGAAGAAAGCTATGAGTATGGTGGCGAGGTTGTCAAAATGTCCAAGAAGGCGCAACCTGCAGAGAGTTATTATGGGCTAGGCGACAAGCCAGCCGACAATAATATGCGCGGTAAGAGATTTGAACTTTGGGGTACAGATCAATACGCATTTGGAAAACAAACCGATCCTTTATATAAGAATGTACCTTTCTACCTAGGGCTTCACAACAAGATGTCTTACGGGATCTTTTTTGACAACACCTTCAGATCCTACTTTGACTTTGCTCAAGAGCGTCACCATGTGACCAGTTTCTGGGCGCAAGGTGGTGTGATGGATTACTATTTTATCTATGGTCCAGATGCAAACAGCGTCGTGAGCGGTTATACAGATTTGACCGGTAAACCAGAATTGCCACCATTGTGGGCATTAGGTTTTCACCAGTGTAAATGGAGTTATTATCCAGAAAGTAACGTACGTGAGGTGGCTCAAAGGTTTAGGGATTTAAAAATTCCTTGTGATGCTATTTATCTAGACATCGATTATATGGATGGATTCCGTTGTTTTACATGGGATAACGAGAAGTTCCCTAATCCTACTCAAATGATTAGCGATCTACGTGAAGATGGTTTTAAAACCATTGCCATTATCGATCCAGGTATCAAGGTTGATCCAGATTACAGCGTCTATCGAGAGGCCATGGAGAAGGACTACTTCTGTAAAAGAGCAGATGGTCCATACATGAAAGGAAAAGTATGGCCTGGTGAGTGTTATTTCCCAGATTATACAAATCCAGAAGTGAGAGAGTGGTGGGCTGGGTTGTTTAAAGGACTTATTGCAGACAATGGGCTAGCAGGAATCTGGAACGACATGAATGAGCCAGCCGTTATGGAGGTTCCCAACAAAACGTTTCCAGACGATGTGCGTCATGACTTTGATGGACATCCATGTTCTCACAGAAAGGCGCATAATATCTATGGTGCCCAAATGGCTAAAGCCACCTATGAAGGTGTCAAGAAATTCATTTATCCCAAACGACCTTTCGTCATCACAAGATCAGCTTATTCTGGCACACAGCGCTATACTTCAAGCTGGTTTGGTGATAATGTTGCTACTTGGGAACATTTGAGTATTGCAAATATCCAGGCGCAGCGTATGGCATTGTCAGGAATGTCGTTTGCAGGATCTGACATTGGTGGTTTTGCAGAGCAACCTACAGGTGAATTGTTTGCCAGATGGATCGCGCTAGGGATATTTCATCCATTTTGTAGGGTGCATTCCAGTGGTGATCATGGCGATCAAGAACCATGGACGTTTGATGAAAACATCACAGACATCACCCGCAATTTTATCGAGCTTAGATATAAGTTGTTACCGTATCTATACACAACCTTCTGGCAATATGCCGAAGAAGGCACACCTATGTTGAAGTCACTCGTGCTTTATGATCAAGAAGATCCACAAACACACTATAGAAATGACGAATTCATTTTTGGTGATAAGATGTTGGTTTGTCCTGTTCTGGAACCTAATGCCAAGGGCCGCCGCATGTATATCCCTAAAGGTGAATGGTACAACTTCTGGTCTCGTGAGACCATTACAGGTGGTAAGGAAGAATGGGTAGATGCCGATATTGATAGCATCCCATTGTTTGTAAAAGCAGGATCCATAATACCTAGATATCCAGTCATGCAATATGTAGGTGAGAGCAAAATCGAATTTCTTACTCTTGATGTTTACTATACACTAGGATCTGATAAATCTGTGGTTTACGAGGACGCCTCAGACGGTTATGATTATAAGAAGGGCCGTTTTAGCTTGCGTAATTTGAGATTTAAAGGAACTAAGGATCAAATGACCATATCTCAATTTAAAGATGGCAAGTATACTACAGAATATGAAACGCTACGTTTCAATTTCATAGGTATGCCGTTTGAGATTGATTATGTAGAGGTGGACAATGTTCGCATTCCGCTGGAGGATCTACAATACGATCGCAAAACACAGACCATGCTTGTCAACAAGGAATTTAGTGAGTTCCATGTGGTAGGTAAGAAATAA
- a CDS encoding DUF4136 domain-containing protein has translation MKILKPLFFILTVALIYSCGPAVNTTKPTDDSLKKYQSFSYLPNSAIEMPDMAMNDDVNTLVIQQINDRMMDAGYELDRTKPDLLVLVSTKVDETTETTTDPVYARYGYYNRPGLRVNSYYNNYYYNGYNTFPTVVGYDTDTYNYKDGTLIIQLVDRESRETVWKGISSTSIYNSGDTAAMTSLVNAIFEEYPLLK, from the coding sequence ATGAAAATTTTAAAACCTTTATTTTTTATACTTACCGTGGCTCTTATTTATAGCTGTGGTCCTGCGGTTAATACAACCAAGCCCACTGACGACAGCCTGAAAAAATATCAGAGCTTTTCCTATTTGCCTAACTCTGCCATTGAGATGCCAGATATGGCTATGAATGATGATGTGAACACACTGGTAATTCAGCAAATCAACGATAGAATGATGGATGCTGGGTACGAATTAGACAGAACCAAACCAGATTTGTTGGTACTGGTAAGTACTAAAGTTGATGAAACTACAGAGACAACCACAGATCCAGTATATGCTCGATATGGATACTATAATAGACCAGGATTAAGAGTCAATTCTTATTACAACAATTACTACTACAATGGTTACAACACATTTCCAACCGTAGTTGGGTACGATACAGATACCTATAATTATAAGGATGGTACATTGATCATTCAATTGGTGGATCGTGAGTCACGTGAAACGGTGTGGAAAGGAATAAGCAGTACCAGTATCTACAACAGTGGCGACACTGCTGCTATGACCAGTCTGGTCAACGCGATTTTTGAGGAATACCCATTATTGAAATAG